AGCTTACCCAAACCAAACAAAATTAAACAAACACTaatgaaaaaacaaacacaagtgACCTATTTCTCACATGGATGTATATATACAGTTCATAGGAATCACAGATGTACACGACAAGACACACTCATCCAGTTATACACACCCTTTCTTCACTGAACCTTGCTCCTGAACAATCACTGATGTTTCTGTACGACTCCTACTATTGAATACACGCATAAACAACCCATTGTCTGAGATGAAAGTGGATGTAAAACAATGGAGTCTGTACAAAACAATCAACAGAGCAGCAAGATATCAAACAAGAAAAAACATTTGCCTTCAATAGGTTAGTGGGaatgcagatttaaaaggaAAATTCAACCCTAAACACTTGATCTGGACAGTTTAAACAAATAACATTCCAGCCCTGGACTCCAGCCTTTAACACCTTCAGATAAGGGATCGCTCACTGACACAAAGTGTTATATTCAGTGCTTGTAAAACATTAATATCTATTAACTACagttaattaaataaattacaTGTGAGAAAAAAGAACAgaaattagtgtgtgtgtgtgtgtatgtgtgtggttatTTAGGAAGTTGATGACATTTCCCTGCTCTTCATGACATTGCAGGAAGAAATATCGTGACCTAGTAAGCAATAAAATGAGCAAAGGCCAGCCCTGACATGACTCAGGGATTTCTGTAACCATGACAAGGCATATTTGCATTCTAAACTCCAATCAAAGTTTGAAATAAGCTGACTGTGCAAAACATGCCGCGTTTTGAGAATTGGTAGAGAATTGGTATCCTGTCACTGCTGATGTTAATGGAATTTCTAAGGTATCCTTTATTAAAGTACTCTGATAAATGGAGTAAATGGCCTTTATTTAACAATTAAAGTCAATAATTACCAACTGTCCTTCTTTATCTAGTGGGATCATGAAACCTGGACTGAATGCCATATTAGGAGCCACCGGAAGCGGGAAATCGTCGTAAGCATTCGtgctttgtttttgtgtgtcagtgtacttgagtgtgtgttttagagagtgtctgttctcgTTTTTAAGATGCAGTTTGAGTGTTTTTATCCGAAAATTGTAGTTGCTAAGTTGGCGATACTGCTGCCACTTTATCGACATTCACAAAATGATGTGTTGTGACAGGGGCACTGACCCCCTGCTCCCCCCTAGAACCACCACTGGTGGTTTGGTAGTTTAATTCTACCTGTTATGTGGAGGAGAGATAGATGAGATGAGGTGGTGATTTGGCATTTTCATCGTATGAAGCTTCCTGGATGTGCTGGCCGCGAGGAAAGATCCCACTGGGCTGTCTGGAGAGGTGCTGATCGATGGGGCACCACAGCCTCCCAACTTCAAATGTCTTTCTGGATATGTTGTACAGGTAActccatatatacacacacacacacccatatacacacacacacacacacacacacacacaccctccccaacacacacacacacacacccatacacacacacacacacacacccatacacacacacaccctccccaacacacacacacacacacccatacacacacacacacccatacacacacacaccctccccaacacacacacacacacacccatacacacacacacacccatacacacacccatacacacacacacaccctccccaacacacacatacactgaacTCTGTGCCTGCTGATCTTTAATTTATTGTCTTAGTTGTCTGATTCATGCTTCCTCCTTTCTCACACTGAACTTGCGTAGACACCCATTCTGTCCAGGTTCCAGAAAGAGCCGTTATCATCTTCTCAGTCCATGCAGAATAACGCTGATCGCTCATTTTCCAATGCTCGAAAGTGGAAGTATCTCCAGTCCTACAATACGCTGTAAATGAAACAGCTGTTGTCAGCCTCCGTAGCGTTACTTAAACCAAACTCACTGTAGCTTATAACCATGACTAATCAATCATGACTGGTCAAATCTGGTTCTGACTGGCACATGAACATGCTAAAATGGCCGCGGTCCAGTTCCACTCCAGTGTGTGGGACTTTTGACAGGGACGCATATTCCACTTCCacaaatattattttttattcttcCTACAGGATGACGTTGTTATGGGAACGTTAACCGTGCGAGAGAATTTGCGTTTCTCAGCGGCGTTGAGGCTTCCAATGTCCATCAGTCAGAAGGAGAAGGAGCAGAAAGTGGAACGAGTTATCCAAGAACTGGGATTGACTAAAGTTGCTGACTCACGGGTAGaccgcacacgtacacacagtcTTCCTGTTTAAGTGAACTGGATAAAATATCTTGCTGACTCATGGTTAGGATTCATTCACATGCAGACACGTTCCTGCTGACTAATGATTTAGACACATTACTGCTGCAAATTCTTTACAataattgtgtgtttgttttaataCAACAAATTTAAGTTCTTATGAATGAggtttttttatgtatttatcaacAATAATATTTACCTGTTGCAGGGTGGAATTTTAATGgtctgtgattggttgtgtgatAGGTGGGGACACAGCTGATTCGTGGGATTTCAGGGggtgagaggaagaggacaaaCATTGGGATGGAACTCATCATCGATCCTTCTGTGCTTTTCCTGGACGAACCTACAACAGGACTGGATGCCAATACAGCTAACTCAGTACTGTCACTCCtgaagaggtacacacacacacacacacacacaccctccccagcacacacacacacacacacacacacgtacacacacacacacacacaccctcccccccaACAAACGTGTATATATAGTGGGAATTGTTTCTCATTGGCAGGATGTCCAGCCATGGCCGAACCATCATCCTGTCCATCCACCAGCCGCGCTTCTCAATCTTCCGCCTCTTCGACAACCTGACGCTGCTGACTGGGGGCAGGCTGGTCTACCACGGCCCCGCACAGAGCGCTCTGGACTACTTCAACGACATAGGTGGGCACACGCACCGCGTCTGCGCACCCACCGCGTCTGCGCACGCCGTGACCGTGTGTTGTGTCCATGCGCTGTGTCCATTTGGGTGAACTCGGTAAATTCAGTAATTCGAAACCTGTGGTGAACTTTTAAACACGGATCCGTTACGATCTTCTACTCAATGAAATGGAGACGCATTATTGCCCGTTATGGCGAGTATAGCAGCAATGTTGATTGAACATGCTGCTTTTGGAATGAGAAGCTAGCTGTCAGTTTCAGTATGTAGGCAGGATTTCTCCAGCTGCAAATAAGCCATGCCAGTTGCTCTAATGTTGAGGACTCCGTTTCCCAGGATTCACTTGTGAACCCCATAACAACCCTGCTGACTTCTTCCTGGATGTCATCAACGGAGACTCCACTGCTTATTCTGATAGCAAACCACAGGACAGCGAGGGTATTTCTTCTCTTCCATAGATatatctctctctgtttctctcttcacACTCATTCTTTTATTATGAAGGCCCGCACGTGTAGTAGgtgtggtttatttatttattgcgtGCATGTCCTCCAGAGCTGGACGGTGTTCAGGACGGCACGCTCCATCATGGCATCCAGCAGCGCCTGGTGGAGGCCTACaagacctccaccctccacaggGAGAccaaggaggagctggagaagatcACTCAGGGCCGCCACTGCAACGGGCAGCCCAAGATCCGCACCGTCACCTACAACACCTCCTTCACCCACCAGTTCAAATGGGTGCTCAAACGGACCTTCCGCAACCTCATGCTGAACCCACAGACCTCCGTTGCACAGGTCAGCCGCCTGCCTGATCTCACGcaaacaacaccaccacatcctGTGATAAACAGTAGCTGTAGTCGTGTTTCATAGAAAACAGGGCATTTTTAATTGGCCAGCGCCGAATCATTCACTTTATTGCACCCAGAGTTAATGAACTCGGTGGAACCCAGACTGTTTAGTTTGTACCATGGTTGGCATAACTAGAACATGGTAGATTACAACCCCCTGATTCATAGAACTAAACGGTAAACGTGCAACACCTTGTCAAGCTTGTCTCATACGTCTTCATTTCCTCCTGCTGATACCGATGCGAGTGTGCCTCCGAGTGTGCTCCGTCCAACCTGTCTGGACCGGTGTTTTAAGTACATTTGTCATAGATGAATTTGTCATTCATAGAGAGGTTCTATGAATCACTAATCTCGTATGCAAATGATGAGCAGATGTGCTAGCACCATACAGTATATCGCCCACATCACGCGAAACTCCATGAGCAAACGCACTACCACTGCTGTTTACTGTGTACTTCACGTTAAACCAGCGTATGGACTCACGGATGAATGCACTGAGATTCATTAGTCATACGGTGTTTCTCTGAGGTGCAGTAGCAGAGACCATGTGTCCTGGTTAAGTGGAGTGTTGAGTTGATCCAACTCTAGAATAAGAAACAGAATTACTATGGGAGGAGCCTAATGAACTGTGTGATACATTGATTGGCAGTTATTCTCTTTTACAGATAGCAGTCACCGTTTTCTTAGCTTTGATTGTTGGTGCGATCTTTTTTGGTGTTTCCAACACATCAAGTGGCATTCAAAACAGGTGGGAAATACACAACAGctgttttgtgcatgtgtgtgtgtgtgtgtgtaactgggtatgtgtgtgagcgcatgcatgtgtgtgtgtaactggttatgtgtatatattatgtttatttaaatCAGTCTCTAATTTTAGGATGGGTTCTCTCTTCTTCATCACCACTAACCAGTGCTTCAGCTCTCTGTCTTCTGCCGAACTCTTCATCACGGAACGTAAACTCTTCCTGTGAGTAGAGAggaaaaacatacacacacacaaatatatatacacacacacacacacaatatatatatatatatatatatatatatatatatatatgtatgtatgtatgtatgtatgtatgtgtgtgtgtgtatatatacaccaggggtgcccattacgtcgatcgcgatctaccggtcgatcgcgaaggaagtgtgggtagatcgcatgacattaaaaagtagtggatgaatgacaggctatcgtccatctgcactgacggttgtattttgattgacatacatggtaaccaatctgacgtctagggtttgacacacgcaacccccccacccaccgtCAACGATTGACACACgccgctaaaaaataaataggtcgatctttctgacttggtcatcttacaagtagctcgcaagctgaaaacttgtgggcacccctggtatatacagttgtgatcaaatttatttaaCACCCACTGAAAAAGTCTTGGTCAGTTtgacatttcagtcatcttatttatatcaaagaggcacttgtACATTAGACaaatataacataatatttatgatgaaataaccacaaatgtctcttctgtgctcacatcattatcagttttattcaacaccCTAGTGGCATTATttttagtacaacatccttttccagttatgacatcTTCCAAGTGTGAaacatagcttgacacaagtgccTTGCAgtgacctatgggtatcttagcccattcttcatgggcaaaagcctccagttcagtcacattcttatgCTTGCGcgctgcaactgccttcttttctcaattggatttaagtctggtgattgtgatggccactctagaatgttccagcctctcatcttcaaccatgctctagtggacgtGGATGTGTgattcggatcattgtcctgttggaaggtcaaACGTCTCCCAAGCTGcatgtttgtgactgactccatcataTTCTCCCCCCTCTGGTACtaaagggaattcatggtaccatgcacacgttgaagctttcctgtaccattagaagcaaaacggccccaaagcataattgaccccccgccatgcttcacaataggcaaggtgttcttttgttcataagcctggttcttcctcctccaaacatagcgctggtccattggcCCAAACATCTGACCAGTACACTGTGCCAAAATTTTTGTgtcttgtccacatgacttttggcatactgcagtcgacttttcttctTCTTCGGAGTCAGCAAGGGCGCCTGGgtgttctggcatggaggtcttcgttatgcagtgcacgccttattgtctgagctgaaactttggtgcacacatctgacaggtcttttttcagttccttagcagtcacgctaagttttctccacattacgcttcaggtaacGCACAGCAGTcacggtcaggatcttctttctgccacgaccaggtagcgtttccactgtgccctttaacttgaacttgcgaatgatacttccgatagtgtctcttggaatatttaacaacttcgcaatctttttatatccattgccattcttgtgaagaacCACGCTtgtaaacacaccagtagatgtctagaaggagctgagtatcacagttcttttaaatctgcctaattggtgcttactatgcttgattgctgctcattGACATCCACAGGTGTTTTTACTACCTGATTGAAAACACtagaatgaacctctgttcttaggagtggtagtcgtaaagggttgaataattgtgtcaatgaagaaatcacaaaaaggccatttaatactttatgacaaaaacaaTTGATGCTattttagttgcatttagttccttaacaagtccttgtaagatttcattatgaacacaattacaaatgtgcactgaattccataaaacccttcacagCAATTAGGGGTTGAATacatttgatcacaactgtataaataaatcaacttttttttgttaaaattaacAAGGTTGTAAAAATCAATGAATAACACAGTATTCTTCATTTCTCTACAGACATGAGTATGTTAGTGGTTACTACAGAGTATCAGTGTACTTCCTTAGTAAGATCCTCTCTGATATTCTCACACTACGCACTGTTCCTGCCATATTCTTCAGCTGTGTTGCCTACTGGATGataggtaacacacacacacacacacacattttttgcagCATTATTCTCAAACATGCACATACTAACACTTTCTTTAAAGATTAAAACACTGTGCATTATTGGCTCTGTTACTGTAAAGGTTTGTaatctttttttgttttaaagcaTTTCAATCTGCTT
This sequence is a window from Brachyhypopomus gauderio isolate BG-103 chromosome 21, BGAUD_0.2, whole genome shotgun sequence. Protein-coding genes within it:
- the abcg2a gene encoding broad substrate specificity ATP-binding cassette transporter ABCG2 — encoded protein: MSEKSTHLPSVGDLGNGKHGARRSASLRGATVSFHNIHYRVDTRSGILCKRKVTHKDILIDLNGIMKPGLNAILGATGSGKSSFLDVLAARKDPTGLSGEVLIDGAPQPPNFKCLSGYVVQDDVVMGTLTVRENLRFSAALRLPMSISQKEKEQKVERVIQELGLTKVADSRVGTQLIRGISGGERKRTNIGMELIIDPSVLFLDEPTTGLDANTANSVLSLLKRMSSHGRTIILSIHQPRFSIFRLFDNLTLLTGGRLVYHGPAQSALDYFNDIGFTCEPHNNPADFFLDVINGDSTAYSDSKPQDSEELDGVQDGTLHHGIQQRLVEAYKTSTLHRETKEELEKITQGRHCNGQPKIRTVTYNTSFTHQFKWVLKRTFRNLMLNPQTSVAQIAVTVFLALIVGAIFFGVSNTSSGIQNRMGSLFFITTNQCFSSLSSAELFITERKLFLHEYVSGYYRVSVYFLSKILSDILTLRTVPAIFFSCVAYWMIGYKPDAGAFFTFMLSVAMTAYTATAMTMAISADQSVVAVANIFMTISFVFMMIFSGLLVNLPSIADWLNWFKYFSIPRYGLTALQVNEFVGLDFCDTRPLPATFPRQNTTGANVTVCTSGVDFLTEQGIDYSTWGLWQNHVALGSMTIIFLGIAYFKLRFIKKFT